Proteins encoded together in one Epinephelus moara isolate mb chromosome 2, YSFRI_EMoa_1.0, whole genome shotgun sequence window:
- the msantd4 gene encoding myb/SANT-like DNA-binding domain-containing protein 4: FSIAPSIPTPPLSPPKFSLLVSVSLSVSLGFLSPLLLTVKLDFLQVKHLKRKRKSNYSVRETQTLIREIHKRTDVLFSRQQNTAINELKRQAWEEVARSVNALGEGELRTAAEVKRRYLDWRALIKRKQLRAELSLSSASSSSVPLKTEYDQSSPEHEAASLGSGCDQLLDLSGLSKDCHCDWPELTGLGEPSGQVMMAPLGVKMEDDVSEYRLDGDGDIGDGEIDEDDIPSLLSDIESRGEGHVGDVYSHNDLDMLSSSKAPTSTTNRDLPLAGGMMGMPAHALGALNNHDNMGTGFLVVVEKQRLELEKQRLAVETERLAVEKERLVVEKERLRQMEVERERLQLERERLQVERERLRLLLLSHSEHSDSSLNLPPQQGPPSSSTPSLSSTQDGQREREKESQGWMPVVNLETERLKLEKERLQLEKERLQFFKFEAGRLQIERERLQVEKERMQLHKDH; the protein is encoded by the exons ttttctattgCTCCCTCCATACCTACACCTCCCTTGTCTCCCCCAAAGTTTTCTCTCCtcgtctctgtttctctctctgtatctctggGGTTTCTGTCCCCCCTCCTTCTCACCGTCAAGCTGGATTTCCTGCAGGTGAAGCatctgaagaggaagaggaagagcaaCTACAGTGTGAGAGAAACACAGACTCTCATCAGGGAGATCCACAAGAGGACGGATGTGTTGTTTTCCAGACAGCAG AACACAGCCATTAATGAGCTGAAGAGACAGGCATGGGAGGAGGTGGCACGGAGTGTTAATGCACTGGGGGAGGGAGAGCTTCGCACTGCTGCCGAG GTGAAGCGTCGTTACCTGGACTGGCGTGCACTCATTAAGAGAAAACAGCTCCGGGCTgagctctccctctcctccgcCTCATCCTCGTCTGTGCCCCTGAAGACTGAGTATGATCAGTCCTCCCCTGAGCATGAGGCAGCTTCTCTGGGATCGGGATGTGACCAGCTGCTTGACCTCTCGGGGCTCTCGAAGGATTGCCACTGCGACTGGCCGGAGCTGACGGGTCTTGGTGAGCCGAGTGGGCAAGTCATGATGGCTCCGCTGGGTGTGAAGATGGAGGACGATGTCAGTGAATACAGA CTGGATGGTGATGGTGATATAGGAGACGGAGAAATAGATGAAGATGATATCCCCTCCCTCCTCAGTGACATTGAGTCACGCGGTGAGGGGCACGTTGGTGATGTTTACTCCCACAACGACTTGGACATGCTCAGCTCCTCCAAGGCCCCAACCTCTACCACCAACAGAGACCTGCCCCTCGCTGGTGGCATGATGGGGATGCCTGCCCACGCTCTGGGTGCTCTGAACAATCATGACAACATGGGGACGGGTTTTCTGGTTGTTGTTGAGAAACAGCGATTggagctggaaaaacagcgtcTGGCTGTGGAAACCGAACGCCTGGCAGTGGAGAAAGAGCGGCTGGTGGTGGAGAAGGAGCGACTTCGTCAGatggaggtggagagggagagactgcagctggagagggagaggttacaggtggagagggagaggctgAGGCTTCTGCTCCTCAGTCATTCAGAGCATTCTGACTCCTCCTTAAACctaccaccacaacaaggccCGCCCTCGTCCTCCACGCCTTCTTTATCCTCCACCCAGGatgggcagagggagagagagaaagaaagtcaAGGCTGGATGCCAGTAGTGAATCTGGAGACAGAGAGGCTAAAACTGGAGAAGGAGAGACTGCAGCTGGAGAAAGAGAGGCTGCAGTTCTTCAAATTTGAGGCTGGCAGACTGCAGATTGAGAGAGAACGCCTCCAAGTGGAGAAGGAGAGAATGCAGCTGCACAAAGATCATTAG